The following DNA comes from Kitasatospora viridis.
TCGAAGCGGCCCCCGCCGGACTCACCGACGCGGCCGCAGCCGTGACCCGCTCGATCGGGTCACCTCACCTCCGCGAGGCCGAGGACCAACTCGCCGCCCTCCTGCGGCAGCGCCACCCCGACGCGATCGAGCGGATCCGCGTCCTGCTGGCCTGGTCGGGCACCGCCGCCCGCGAGCCCAACGGCGGCCTGATGTGGTACGACATGGCCCTGCAACGCCAACTCCTCACCGAGGACCCGGACTCCATCCGCACCGCGCCCACCACCCGCCCACCGACCCCGGCCCAACTCGACGGCGCCGCCCAGCTCTTCAGCTCCCTCGACTGGACCGACGCCCACGGCAAGGACCTTCCCGAGCCGCTGCGCTCACTGCTGATCGCCCACATCGAGGCCGACGGTACGGACGTCATGCGGTTCTGCCTGCGGCACGGGTACTACGGCGCCGAGCGGTCGGTCTGATTCGTTCCTGCCGAGGTAACGGCCGTTCAGCGGACCGACCCGCGCCCTGGGGTCGTCGGGCGCGGGTCGGTCGGGGATGGCCGGGTCGGCGGTGCCCTCACACACCGCGACCCGGCCGGTCAGGGGTGGGTCAGCCGAGCGTCCACTGCTGGGCGGTCGAGCCGGTGTAGGCCTGCTGGGTCACCGTCGAGCCGGTGCTCGCGGGGGCGGTGAGCGCGAGGCCGCTGCGCACCGAGGTCACCGAGTAGGCGCCGGTGGGCAGTTGGGTCAGGTTCCAGAGCTGGTTGGTGCCGGCGGTGCAGGTCCACTGGTCGAGGGTGGCGCCCGCGCTGCTGGAGCCGCCGTAGACGTCGGCGCACAGGCCGGAGCGGCCGTTGACCAGCTCGTAGGAGCCGCCGCTCTGCTGGACGAACTGCCAGCTCTGGTTGCTGCCGCCGTTCGGGGACCAGGTGATCAGCGGGTTGCCGGCGGCGGTGCTGCCGTTGGCGTCGTCCAGCGCGTTGCCGCCGCTGAGCAGCACGTGACTGCCCGTCAGCACGGAGCCGACGGTCCAGTGGAAGGTGGTGCTGCCGGTGGCGGTGCCGGAGGAGGCGGTGACCGTCACCGTCGCGCTGCCGGCCGTGCTGGGGGTGCCGGTGATCAGGCCGGTGGAGCTGATGGCCAGTCCGGCGGGCAGGCCGGTGGCCGAGAAGCTCAGCGCCTTGCCGGCGGTGTCGGTGCCGGTGAGCTGGAGCGAGACGGTGGTGCCGGTGCCGGTGGCGGTGGTCTGGTCGCCGGGGCCGGTGACCAGCACGCTCTCCGGCGCGCTGCCGGTCGCGGTGAGGGTCAGTTCCTGCTGGGCGGGGGTGCGGCCGCCGCCGACCGTGCTGCCCGTGGTGTCGGTCCAGGAGCGGGGCGGGGTGGTCTCGGCGAGCCCGCCGGAGGCGGCCGACAGGCCGATCACCAGGCCGCTGTACCGGTTGACCAGCTGGACGGAGCCGCCGGGGGCCGGCAGCACGAACCACTGCTGGCCGGCCGCCGCGCTGCCGCCGGCCGCCGCCGTGACGGTCGGCGCGGTGCCCCAGGCCCGGTTGGCGGTGCTGGTGGCGTCGACGCCGAGCAGCTGGCCGGTGGCGGAGTTGACGACCCGGTAGGAGCCGTCTCCGTCGGCCTGGAAGCTCCAGGACTCCAGGGCGGAGCCGGTGGCGGCGGCCCCGGAGGTGGTCGCCGAGCCGCCGGAGACCTGCGCCAGCACCCGGCCCTCGCCGCTGCTGATCCGGTAGCTCTTCGTCAGGTCCACCGGCGCCGGGGCGGGCGCGGAGGAGTCCACCGTGATGTCGGCGTACTCGCCGTCCGAGCTCGCGCAGCTGATCGAGCAGTAGGAGCGGAAGGACTTGGCGATGATGTTCGAGCTGGTCAGGTTGCCGCTGTCGACGAGCCAGCGGTACCAGGAGCCGGAGGTGTAGCTGCCGGTGTCGCCGGCCAGGGTCCACTGCTGGGTGGCCAGGTCGCGGGTGACGTAGAAGCGCTGCGGCGCCGTGCCGGAGACCACCTCGGGCTCGCCGATGTAGAGGCCGAGGTAGGCGTCGTAGGCGATGTTCATGATGAACAGGTCGGACTTGGCGGGCAGGGTGCCGGCCGCGACCTGCTGGTCCACGGTGCCGGTGGTGGCGGGGCTGTAGTCGCTGCCGACGGGGGTGTACCCGGTGGTGTTGCCGGAGCCGACCGGCACCATGTTGCTCTCCAGCCCGCCGATGCCGGGCTGCGTCCAGGCGCCGTCGTACCACTTCTGCCAGGTGCCGGCGGCCATCTTGCCGGAGATCGGCGCCCGGGCGACGTGCGCCAGGCCGCCGTTGCTGCCGCCGACGCCGCCCTTGGGGATGATCCGGGAGCCGTAGTAGACGTAGAAGTAGCCGGAGGCGGTGTCCACGAACAGGCGCGGGTCGCCGTCGCCGTAGTCGTAGGTCTGGTTCGGGAACGCGGTGGTGTCGCCCCGGGTGGTGCTGTAGGGGGAGGTGATCGCGTGGCCCTCGATGGTCCAGGTGCGGCCCTGGTCGGTGGACTTGGCGTAGTCGATCGAGTCGTAGTGCAGGCCGTCGCCGAACGGCTGGGGGGTGAACTCGTCGTGCACCAGCCCGTACCAGTCGCCGGTGTCCGGGTCCACCCAAGTACCGACCAGGTCGCAGAAGTTGACCTGCGAGTAGCCGGAGCCGGACGGCGCGGCGGTGGCCTCCAGCCCGGTCGGGGAGTTGTTGCAGCGCCAGGTGGTGTCGTTGTTGCGGTCGCTGCTGTTGGCCGGGTTGACCGCGTCGCTGATCGGCGAGCGGGTGGCGTGGTCGAAGTCGGTGCCGGTGTAGAAGGACCAGTTGCGGGCCTGGGTGGCGCCGTAGAGCGAGACCGACTGCTGGAAGTAGAACGTGCCGTCCTTGTCGATGTACGCGCTGGCCGGGGTGTCGGTGGGGTACGCGTACGAGCCGGTGGCGCCGACGGTGACGGAGTAACTGGGAGCGGTGGGGGCCGTGGCCGCCGCGGCGGCCGGGGTGGCCGTCGCCGAGCCGAGGCCGGCGGTGGCCAGCGCACCGGCGAGGATCCCGCCGGCGAGTCTGGTGCGCGGAGCTGACACAGGAACTCCTTGTGGGTGGGCGGGGTGCGAGTCCCGATCTCGCACCCCGCGGTAAGCCGTCGACGTCCTCGTCGGCGGCGGGGCCGGGTGTGGGGGCCCGACCCGGTCTGCGTCCCCCCGGGGCTGGGCTCCTCCTGGGAGCCTCAGCCTTCGGACATGCGGAAGTCGTAGGCGGGCGGCACCGGTTCACCGGGGTGGACGGCCTGCCAGAGGGTGTCGAGCGAGACCTCGCCCTCGCGCATGTTGTCCACCCGGATGCCCTCGGCGAGCAGCCGCCGCACCCGGTCGTCGTCGCCGGTGGCGTGCGCGGCGTTGGCCTCGGCGAGCCGGATCCGGCCGTGCCCGCGGGTGACGGCGGGCAGCCCCTCGATCAGCTTCAACGCCTCCGCGGGGCGCTCGGCCGCCAGCAGCGAATCCAGCGCCTCGATGGTCAGTTCGAGCAGTGCGGGGCGCAACAGGTGGGCCTCGTGGCGCAGTTCGGCCGCCTGCCGCGGGTCGGGCGCGAGGAACGCGAGGGCCCGCAACGCCCAAGGCGTGCGCAGCAGTTCGAGGGAGCGCTGGAACGCCTCCCGGGCGCCGTCCGGTTCGCCGTCGGCCAGCCGGAGCAGGCCCAGGTGGTAGCGCGCGTGCCAGTCCTCGGCGCGGGCCTCCAGCAGGGCTCGCCAGTGCGCCCCGGTGACCGGGGCGGCCGGCGGGTCGCTGACCGGCAGCGCGCCGGTGGTCAACAGCGCGCGCCAGGGCCGCTGTTCGTCCCCCGGGCTGCCGAAGGGCAGCCGTGCGGAGGCGGGGAACCGCCCGGCCTCGATCTCCAGCGCGGCCCAGCCCGAGCCGCTGGCCAACAGCTCCTCCGGTGCGCCGAACCCGGCGGCCGACTCGTGTGCGGCGGCCAGCTCGGCCGGCGGCAGCAGCTCGGCCAGCGCCCGGCCGGCGGCCTGCGAAGCCTGCTCCCAACTCCCGTGCACGGCGGCCGGATCGGCCTGGAGCAGGCCGTAGGCCTCG
Coding sequences within:
- a CDS encoding RICIN domain-containing protein, producing MSAPRTRLAGGILAGALATAGLGSATATPAAAAATAPTAPSYSVTVGATGSYAYPTDTPASAYIDKDGTFYFQQSVSLYGATQARNWSFYTGTDFDHATRSPISDAVNPANSSDRNNDTTWRCNNSPTGLEATAAPSGSGYSQVNFCDLVGTWVDPDTGDWYGLVHDEFTPQPFGDGLHYDSIDYAKSTDQGRTWTIEGHAITSPYSTTRGDTTAFPNQTYDYGDGDPRLFVDTASGYFYVYYGSRIIPKGGVGGSNGGLAHVARAPISGKMAAGTWQKWYDGAWTQPGIGGLESNMVPVGSGNTTGYTPVGSDYSPATTGTVDQQVAAGTLPAKSDLFIMNIAYDAYLGLYIGEPEVVSGTAPQRFYVTRDLATQQWTLAGDTGSYTSGSWYRWLVDSGNLTSSNIIAKSFRSYCSISCASSDGEYADITVDSSAPAPAPVDLTKSYRISSGEGRVLAQVSGGSATTSGAAATGSALESWSFQADGDGSYRVVNSATGQLLGVDATSTANRAWGTAPTVTAAAGGSAAAGQQWFVLPAPGGSVQLVNRYSGLVIGLSAASGGLAETTPPRSWTDTTGSTVGGGRTPAQQELTLTATGSAPESVLVTGPGDQTTATGTGTTVSLQLTGTDTAGKALSFSATGLPAGLAISSTGLITGTPSTAGSATVTVTASSGTATGSTTFHWTVGSVLTGSHVLLSGGNALDDANGSTAAGNPLITWSPNGGSNQSWQFVQQSGGSYELVNGRSGLCADVYGGSSSAGATLDQWTCTAGTNQLWNLTQLPTGAYSVTSVRSGLALTAPASTGSTVTQQAYTGSTAQQWTLG